The genomic interval GCTGACTGGTGGGGAAAGTACAATAAGCTGGAACGTCATCATGGATATATCCAGTGGTATGTTGCTCTGTAACAGCTGTCCTCCATTGATAGCTGTTGCAGTAATGAATATAATGAGTTTAATCAGGGCTCCCCGTGTGCTCAAAATGTTCTTTAGCCAAATTTATGGTAGAACACATAAATTCTTCACATGTTATCAGTTTTGTGGAGTTTTATGAAGAAAATGTTCAAGCCAAATGGAAATTTCATGACATTTCCATAACTAAGGTGTGTAAATAATTTGCAtcattagctcggctgttttcggagcccgatgtattgtcatagccagctcgtcgtgctaaaacctttacattttgttaaccttttgaaacttggctctaaaatcaaagcgcttccacctacaactttgaaactttatacatgtatgtagatgtaccttgatgagttctaaacgccacacccatttttgggtcattaggtcaaaagtctaggtcactgacctctaaaaaaaagctttcatttattcaaaaatgcacctgcagccgagcgttggcaccggttatgctgtgctcttgttacTATTTTTAGGTTGTTCCCGATTCGTGAACAAGGTTTAAACTGGGAAGCACAGGAACTACAGCTTCATGAAATTGAGAAAATAAACAAGGACAAGAAAGCACCAAGGCGCATCCTCACATCTTATAAAATGATGCTAGACTTCTATGGCATGAAGCTTGACAATGACCAAGATGGCAACATTGTCAGGGCAGACAACTGGGAAGATAGATTTCACCATCTTAACAGGTATAGACTATACATCTGCGAACTATTTTACATTTTCTTTAGATTTCATGAGCCAGCATTGTTCTATTATGGTCAGTCACCGTTGGGAAGCAGTTATCTATTGTCCCAAGTCAACATTTttctttcaataactttttcTCTGAAAGCACCCACTGCCAAGTGCCATGGCAGTTTTCCTTGAATGGGTGCTTCAAAAATCTCTGTAGAAACCAATgatataattttacaaaaatgtttctTATAATTTTACAGAAATGTTTCTTCTGTGACCCTCTAACAAATTCATACAAATATTTTGCTTTGTTACAATAACCAGTCCCTCAGTTTTCCTTTTTGAGAattttctttaatatatatatatatatacatgtaacttcAATCTACCTCAAATTGGCAGGAATCCATACTTTTCAAGTTaagatttttgagcaatatttattgaataaaaaaattcaGAATTTCTTACAATTGTTTTACATAACCATCAGGAAACAAAACCATTTTTCTTATATGTCTAAGGGGAAAACTAAGAGAGACTCTCATTGGATTTTACAATTATATAACCAGCCAAAAGTCATAGGGATATACAACTAGTAGACATTATGTCTTCCCAGTTAGCGTATCTTTGTCTGTCATTATCTGCAGTGTGCAGTTGCTCTTACATTTTTTGGAGGATTGTGTTAAACGGTTACACACTAATGAACTCCAACAGCGCCACCGCAGATTGTAAAGGTTTTACAGAAGCATGTTTTTTTAGTCATTGCCATTTGTTTTGAGTCAAATGTTACACCCTATATTCGCAACTCATATTCCAATttgcattttttacatttatacagGGTAATATTCTCAAAGTACTTCAGCACATATTGTCAAGGTTTTAAGGGGATATAgccctttgtttaaaattacttttACAACTTTACTCTTCCTTATGCATCAGTCGCAAGGGATACATAGGCTGCGATAACTCACAGATTCCACTTAATGTTCCTCTGGTGATATTctattttgaaaaagaattgtACTGTGTATCCTGTAACGCAACCACATATAAGGTGTGTTAGCATCAGAGCAACAGTTCTTATTAAATTCAGATGAGTAATCCAAGACTAATGTGGTCCTCTAGTTTAAATTCAGAAAATTGTTCAGAAACAACTTCTTTGAATGATGCTTTTATTAACTTGTTACTTTATGTGTACCCCTCAACCACATTTCAAGAAGACAGTATTAAGCAAAGTGACTtaagtttgttatttttttacagatCCTTCCATAATTACCTTCGGATAACTCGAATCCTAAAATGCTTGGGAGAATTTGGATATGAGCGTTTGAAGGCCAACTTTGTGAAGTTCGTTTTACACGAGGGTTTAGTTGAAGAAACCCTTCCAAATTTGATTGAAAGCTGCATGAAATATTGGATTGGTGTTTTGAAAAATGATGACGAAAGGAAAGGCATGTTTGAATACTATGAAGAGCTATGTAAAAAGCTGGAGGATAAAAAGCCGTCACCCAAATCTTCGAAACAGGAAGCAAAAACAGGTTCTCCTATAGGTGAGAAATCGGAAACAGTCAAATATTATGAGAATGAGTTATCTGATGAAGAAGATGGTTCACTGGAATATGCTGTGAATTTAATTGATGATCCCACGAATGATAGTCAAATGAAAAGTAAAAGCAAGGATCACGAGCTTTCTGATGAAGAGAAAATTGGTGAGGAAAGTCAAGAAATTAAACACTTGAATACAGAAACTGGAAGCGATGAAGTAAATGAGACTGACGTAGTTGAAgaaaaattaaatatcaatgttgCCAAAAATGAAGTTGATGGAaatgatattaatgaaaatgctaGTGGTGCATGTCATGCCATTGCTGAAGTGAAACTGGCAACATTACAGACTAAAGCCATAAAGTGTGAAATGGACTGTGAGACGCTTGTTAACAACTTAGGATATGCAAACAAGGGTCAAAATGTTGAAAAGTTGCATACAGAAAATAATGCTAAACAGCAACAATCTTCTGAAATGGCAAGACCAGAAGTGAAGGAAGATGCAGTTACTGATATTGTAAATGATCAGGATTTAGTAAAAGCTAAAAGTAGAAATGGTGCTGAAATTGAAGATACCCATGAATCAAAGAACAGTTTAGAAAACGGCAAAGATGTTGGAGAAGATAAGAAAATTGATAAAGAGGAAGAAAATAAATGTAAGCAAGAATCGGCTAAAGATGGAGAGCAGAAAAGTGAAAATAATGACGCGGAACATGATGCAACTGTATCAGAAACAAGCAATGAAAGCCAATGTAGTGAGAATAAAAAAACTCAGAAAGCTGAATTTGATGAAAGCTCATTGATTCACAAAGAACGTAGAAAAGAGACTCAATCAGATAAAAGTAATGAAAGTAAATTAGATGGAGAGGTGGACACTTCTGATGTTATAATGGTATATTCAGACACATTGGAAAATCAAAATAATTCAGCAAATACAGGGGTGGAGACAGATACTTCCGCTTCTGTCACAGATATTAAAGCTGCGACAAAGCAAGGCAACTCAGAAACAGAATTAATGGAAGAAGAAGCGGCTATACAAGAAAACTTACCTGAGGCAATGGATACAGCTTAAGTTGACGATATTTGAAATTCAATTTAAGAATACtgattaaaagtgattttgttcgAATATATCATTTGTAtagataaattaaatttaaatgtttgtttatgaTGACAATTTTATTCCGGCTGTTTCACCTTAACATGTAAATGTTCTACTTGTAAAAAAAACGCCATATAAATGTATGTTACTTTAACCTTTTCTACATTGTAAATGAATTGGTTTATGATAAAAGGTTAAGCATATGTTTTTGAATGATTAAACGGCTTCACAGGTTCCGCTTTTTTAGCGCAATATTGCTTAACTGTATGGGATAtagctttttgacgatgctgcgaagcatcgtctaagttatcatatcatgaaaaaaatcttcacaatggcaacctatgtaaatgaccgagccagtccgattgagatagctcgatttttctaatcggcacacctcgctgattatcattgataaaggtataggaagctcagctataaataggacagcatattctgggaaaagatttaataatagtttgaaaacgttaattttaaatcagttatattcaatccattaattgtttatagatcaatgaaacaactatgcattttctgtattgtatttgacatttgtcgtgattcagtaaataaattgcgaattaagacgtgtataattaactttcaacgcgatcatgagtgtaaagaaaacgaattatttcgaacctgccatttgtaaacgttgtagcgactatggtatataaatagcataatagccgtattatatctgtgatactcgctcttctgcgtgctttctcattttgcatatttaataaacttttcaaacataaattacagagccacatcagtgcacatactatgtttgacaattcatttgtttgttggatattgtttgcttgctgttttaaacacatattaggtcatatcgcggagatttagttaaccttaccatgtgttcatgggcgaactcacgtattcaagtgctcttacgactatgtgctaatacccactttcgatcgggaatcatcatgaaattattgccgtacttaacgtaCAAACATGCcttagcttattgaattagagaaaaagaacaataatcaaaatagaaaaagtatatgttcatgcacatgggattgtgaaatcacgtccgtacacatagcatcattaacttaggaaaggagaCAACGAAacataaagtttggtatgatatacaagtgaaattaaagagcatggtgtaattaaagagcatgtcaagttttgaatttatatgctgaaacgtaatgttataacccacaaacgttttactgtaacaggcAGCTTTTTAAGATAAGTGATACAGAAAAtccacgtcgaataccttttttaagatatttcttgttatatttgatcgagaatgtaacccgcctcccagtctTGCTGAAAggattttcgtacccacatgcacaattgtggtgatgtagataaacttaaatagatgcgtttatatcaatcctcttcaaaagcatcgtcacaccagttctgtcagtactttgattgtaaTGTTTGTTGTGTCAGTCTTGGTTTGATACCTTGATCTGGACAAACACGTACTTAATCACAATAAGGTGCTTTTCTTTAGGCTACTGCATAGACGAATTAAATTTTAGTTATGCATAATTTAAAGCCTCTTAACATGTCAGTTCAACAGTATAACACATTCTGATATAAGATATTTCAGAAGTAATTTTGTACATAATTTTTAATCGATGTTAagtcttaaagcgggtatatacgatttagtcaaatatttatgaatttatataaactgtgtaaaaaacttattatatatatatttcaatataaattaaaataaatgttaagaagaacatgtgtcgaaaaatgcgaaataagccagatatttaattctgaaattgaaaacggctgtacagccgaattcgccagcatgtataccatacatgtacgatgtgcatctaaacttagtttaacggtttatttgaaattctgcaacgatatctattcatacgacacacgaacactatctccgatcctaatacaaagacgaatgcttcggttattgtaggaaaatatgtacgtcactatcggctcggggcgctaatttgtctttgctgcattttatgaaattcggctttaatgtataatttttcttgcctattttgtgttattgtaacatatgctatcaatatattacaattaaacacatataaaaatcgtatatacccgctttaaagggaccgtcaaccacaaacgacgaagaAAGAAGTTCtaaaataacgtatttttttacaaaaatttgtttatattgataacaactttttcaagtaatgttatgtaccagtcatgatatttttaagttttcatattttcagtatattaggtaATAATATTATACTGTTTACAGttaccaggtaactaccaattaactataaataacgcaagtagattgatcatcatcgtcacgtggtaaaccccgGAAATGCAATttgtgcatgcatagtgaattgtatataatttatataaaaaaagatcaatctacttgcgttaatTATCGTGTGTTAATCGTTATGTCACCATTTTcacgatgtactttcgatttcacatcgcgaaattttattaccgaatatactgaaaatatgaacttttttaagTTATGCAATATACCAGtcctgatattttaatcaatataaactaataattgtaaaaaatacggtattttagaacttttctttttttttgtcgTTTGTGGTTGATGGTCCCTTaaagtttacaaaataaatttgaaGCTAGCGTTTATTTACTAACGTCAACAGTAGTAACTCAAAGGTAAATCGCATGGACACATACTATATGTTAGCAGAGGTCTCTGTATGCCATAAGCTTCCAAAACGTGAAAGTCAATAGTATAAGTGTTTGAGGGTCGGGTGACTTTGATCTCTCATGGAAATTAAGCAGAATACAtgcaaaattaaaatacatgtacatgtatattataattcTAAGTGGAGACTTCAACCTTGGTTACATTGACTGCAACTCCTCAAGCAGTCCCCCCCCCCTGTAGAATCAAATACGAAACAAGTCCAAGAGCTTCTTAATTTAGTAAGTGTGAACAAACCAACACGTTGTGataatatttttaaccaggttttccgaaggaaaaaactattagattggcgatgtcggcgggctggctggcggaacaagcttgtccgggccattactttgtcgttcattgtcagattttaaaatcatttggcacatttgttcaccatcatttgacggtgtgtcgcacgaaagaattacgtcaatatctccaaggtcaaggtcacaatttgagtttgaaggtcaaaatcggccataaatgagcttctccggaccataactttgtcgttcattgtcagattttaaaatcatttggcacatttgatcaccttcattagacggtgtgtcgtgcgaaaaaattgcttcgatatctccaaggtcaaggtcacaatttgagtttgaaggtcaaaaatggcaataaatgagcttgtccgggccattactttgtgattgtgaggttttaaaatcatttggcacatttgttcaccatcattagacagtgtgtcgcgcgtaagaatcacgtcaatatctccaaggtcgaggtcacaatttgcgtttgaaggtcaaaaatggccataaatgagcttgtcttggccataactatgtcatttattgtgagattttaaaatcatttggcacatttgttcaccattattggacggtgtgtcgcgcgaaagaattacgtcaatatctccaaggtcaaggtcgccacaactaaaaatagattgatttgaaacaactatgtaactatgaactaTCAGtcacaatgcacattttgattttaagttgtctctctttatcagacttttttctaattgaaatcaatgtcaattttacacaagggggttaacaatacacattttgaattgtctccctttatcagtgttttttcaactgaaaacctggttttatgacaattttgtcccttgttaatctTTTTCTTACAAACTGTCCTGATATCATCGACAACTTCATAACAATACCGCCTATCAGTGACGCTGATCTCGACATTCTCTGTCTAGAACTTAACAGCTCTCTTAGAAGATGCAAACCTAGACCATGAGAAATAAAAAATTCGAAAGCAGATTAGCTTAAAATTAAAAGGGATGcacaacaaacacaaataaagttATTAAATCAAACATTTGCTGACCAAGACATAGACTTTTTTGGAATACATTTAAAGAAGACCTACAAAATACGATCTCCAAAAAACATTCCAACCAAACTAGTTAAAAACAGCAATAAACTTCCCTGGGTATCTAAAGAACTGAAAAAAGAACACTTATAAACGCAAATCTAAACAACAAAACCGTAAAAGCAATAAGCTGAAACTAAAACTAAAAAGCCAAATCCAAAAAGAGCAGCGCCAGGTATACATTGAAAACCTCATATTTTGCATCCCAATCTCAGAAAAAGATAACCCATCACACTTTAAACTTCCAAAAAAACTATTCTcatatatcaaaacaaaacaactgAAAGCTTGAGCATACCTCCTCTTAGAAAAACGGAACCACTAAATAAAGCTAATATCCTCAACAGACATTTCCAAAATGCCTTCATACCGCTCACCTCTGAAGCTATTCCTGACAAAGGTCCCAGCCCTAATCCATCCATGCCAGGCATCAACTTCACATACAATGGAATTACTTAACAATTACAAAACCTTAAAAACCATAAAGCCTTGGGTCCAGATAAAACACTCTGTAGAGTACTAAAGGAATACAGTACAGAAAtatagggctgcaacgaatccaaaaaattatccgaatccaaatatggtttcttgcattttttttacggatccggatccctcatatAAGAGCAAATTAgaattttctgtctaaattaaagaaatcaatgttttagatgtataatttgactaaaaacattaaatatgtataaacaaaaaacataacacatttctcgtttaacattgtagcaatgtcaaaataataagAAACCTTAACACTTATTCATTTAATAGTTTGCgcgttaacatacacttttcactgttcatacagtttgatatttgttttcacaaaaatttacATATCAAAATTGTCctggtccaggcaagccctatgagcaccgAGGTCTCCTACTGTGGAGATTTtctcactgggcactgaggttccttgcatcacaagataacatttaaacttagtatatgacgaaatatactttcaagacaatacaattCATTATGCAGCATTGCAGGAttacaatttgacaggtcgcgaaattatgcaaaatttacctgaataacattcctgCCACACTGGCTCCACTACCGCTGTTTTTAATAAAACTCaaaaagacaataaggattgaaaacttaatTATTgacattaggaattgcatttgtaatgtgtaaatcctccacgatttcgaattagttttgctcaATACGTTAAAGGAGGCAGTCTAAAGTTTTGTAGCCAtatttgcgcattggccccggtcaatttcctgaataTAAGGTGTATGGTCTAAACCGAAtagttttttgactccaggagcttaaatgtaagtataaatggtcaatattctagtaatttcacatatgttttcagtaattcgaaactaagttaCCAGacttttagtcaacaacaacaacatgctcagtgagatgtaaacaaatgtacttcctgcttaaagcagccggcatttgacagatttcaacggtgggtttaaataagttagcagtgcaaaaaggttcaatggtaatgacccattttgtttggctcagtttgaaagcatttgctgtgatagtgcaaagcatgttaACCACTGTGCgcgtattcttacccggaaagataaatgtgattgccgggtttaaTGAAAATGGGTTTTTTACGGTCAAGTTCCGAGACCtgcgaaaaggtctattttaccccagatatcagtttaaagtgcattttctgcattgttttgtgctttatttgcaaGCTGTTAATGAGCTGCACTGATaattgtctgaatctattttcaggttgtgactgaaggccttgttttgagggtgttttgcagaccagaagttgtcggcctggggattttcaagaaaaactgtagactgccccctaatgtccaatgacacttttatacaataaaagcagaatgATCTCGAAttatctgctatttgactgtcacaagCTAATAAAGATCGACAATTATACGTATATTGTATCCTTTAAACATAACCAGTCTGTATAtaaaacaatactcgtgaaaacagcgtaaagttacatacaactatgaacataaatattcggaaccgaaatatccaggggtggatccgtacccgcgaatctgaagttggatccgatataatcggatatttcgggtacccgttgcagccctacagAAATATCACCAATCCTGACTCTAATCTTTAAACAGTCCCTTGGAAAAATCCCATCTGATTTGAAGCATGCTCATTTATGCCCAGTCCACAAAAAAGGAGACCAACATAATGCTGTAAATAATAGACCATCATCACTTACATACATTTGCTGTAAAATACTTTAACATGTTTTTGCTAGCTCTATCATGTCCGACctggataaaatattttatatgaccTCCGGGTTTAGACGTTTCCGTTCTTGTGAAACACAACTGATATTATTCCTCCAAAACCTAACACAATCAAACAATCAAGGTATACAAACTGACATAATTATTATGGTTTTTGCTAGAGCATTCGATAAAGTACCCCACCAGCACCTCTTATACAAACTAAATGCTATTGAATTCATGCAAATGCTTTCTTCTGGATATCTGACTTCCTTACAAATAGAATCCAGACTGTTTTCCTGGAGGGAACCATGTCAGACAAGGTACCTGGTACCTCCGGTGTCCCACAGTCTTATTTCTGATCTACcggtatataaatgacattgctGAATGTATAAAACTTAGCACTCTAAGACCATTTTCAGGTAATAGAATCATCTACAAAAATATCAACAACCTCTCCGACTTTTAGAACCTCCAActagttatcccccgccatagtcggagggatattgttttcgcgttgtccgtccgtctctccgtccgtccgtccggagccatatcttggaagtgctttggcggattttattgaaacttggtatgagtatatatatggataataggatgatgcacgccaaacggcattgtacaccatctgttaataacagagttatggccctttgtatcttgcaaaaatgccttttttgtttccggagccatatcttggaagtgcttttgcggatttcattgaaacttggtatgagtgtccagcagcatattggcgggggatatcaattcaacgactGCTTGTTATTTAAGCTGCTGGTCGATGTGAGCAGGACTGGTTGATGAAATTCCACTCTAAAAATGCAACATCATCAGAATTACTCAAAAAAGAAACCCCATAATCTTCTCATTTAAATTACATGATCACATCCTTGAAAAAGTAAATCATGCCAAATATCTTGGTCTCACACTGCAAAGTAATATGGGATAAACATATATAACTCAATCATTAATAATGCAAACCAGGCACTAGGAAT from Dreissena polymorpha isolate Duluth1 chromosome 1, UMN_Dpol_1.0, whole genome shotgun sequence carries:
- the LOC127871438 gene encoding opioid growth factor receptor-like protein 1 isoform X2 encodes the protein MPRSKSVIDKKEKGGQKRMGDFFSKCVTVDSNNSSEKETHKKGKEQVITSKSESKLKINTGKKTAEKKDSDLAKGGSLKRKHTGERMFGYSWTRQAQKDTEDYRNGYPGKSDDPEQDLNYMFYTNEIKSRPDGDYIDNIHADWWGKYNKLERHHGYIQWLFPIREQGLNWEAQELQLHEIEKINKDKKAPRRILTSYKMMLDFYGMKLDNDQDGNIVRADNWEDRFHHLNRSFHNYLRITRILKCLGEFGYERLKANFVKFVLHEGLVEETLPNLIESCMKYWIGVLKNDDERKGMFEYYEELCKKLEDKKPSPKSSKQEAKTGSPIGEKSETVKYYENELSDEEDGSLEYAVNLIDDPTNDSQMKSKSKDHELSDEEKIGEESQEIKHLNTETGSDEVNETDVVEEKLNINVAKNEVDGNDINENASGACHAIAEVKLATLQTKAIKCEMDCETLVNNLGYANKGQNVEKLHTENNAKQQQSSEMARPEVKEDAVTDIVNDQDLVKAKSRNGAEIEDTHESKNSLENGKDVGEDKKIDKEEENKCKQESAKDGEQKSENNDAEHDATVSETSNESQCSENKKTQKAEFDESSLIHKERRKETQSDKSNESKLDGEVDTSDVIMVYSDTLENQNNSANTGVETDTSASVTDIKAATKQGNSETELMEEEAAIQENLPEAMDTA
- the LOC127871438 gene encoding opioid growth factor receptor-like protein 1 isoform X1 — encoded protein: MQMEVDSNNSSEKETHKKGKEQVITSKSESKLKINTGKKTAEKKDSDLAKGGSLKRKHTGERMFGYSWTRQAQKDTEDYRNGYPGKSDDPEQDLNYMFYTNEIKSRPDGDYIDNIHADWWGKYNKLERHHGYIQWLFPIREQGLNWEAQELQLHEIEKINKDKKAPRRILTSYKMMLDFYGMKLDNDQDGNIVRADNWEDRFHHLNRSFHNYLRITRILKCLGEFGYERLKANFVKFVLHEGLVEETLPNLIESCMKYWIGVLKNDDERKGMFEYYEELCKKLEDKKPSPKSSKQEAKTGSPIGEKSETVKYYENELSDEEDGSLEYAVNLIDDPTNDSQMKSKSKDHELSDEEKIGEESQEIKHLNTETGSDEVNETDVVEEKLNINVAKNEVDGNDINENASGACHAIAEVKLATLQTKAIKCEMDCETLVNNLGYANKGQNVEKLHTENNAKQQQSSEMARPEVKEDAVTDIVNDQDLVKAKSRNGAEIEDTHESKNSLENGKDVGEDKKIDKEEENKCKQESAKDGEQKSENNDAEHDATVSETSNESQCSENKKTQKAEFDESSLIHKERRKETQSDKSNESKLDGEVDTSDVIMVYSDTLENQNNSANTGVETDTSASVTDIKAATKQGNSETELMEEEAAIQENLPEAMDTA
- the LOC127871438 gene encoding opioid growth factor receptor-like protein 1 isoform X3 → MFGYSWTRQAQKDTEDYRNGYPGKSDDPEQDLNYMFYTNEIKSRPDGDYIDNIHADWWGKYNKLERHHGYIQWLFPIREQGLNWEAQELQLHEIEKINKDKKAPRRILTSYKMMLDFYGMKLDNDQDGNIVRADNWEDRFHHLNRSFHNYLRITRILKCLGEFGYERLKANFVKFVLHEGLVEETLPNLIESCMKYWIGVLKNDDERKGMFEYYEELCKKLEDKKPSPKSSKQEAKTGSPIGEKSETVKYYENELSDEEDGSLEYAVNLIDDPTNDSQMKSKSKDHELSDEEKIGEESQEIKHLNTETGSDEVNETDVVEEKLNINVAKNEVDGNDINENASGACHAIAEVKLATLQTKAIKCEMDCETLVNNLGYANKGQNVEKLHTENNAKQQQSSEMARPEVKEDAVTDIVNDQDLVKAKSRNGAEIEDTHESKNSLENGKDVGEDKKIDKEEENKCKQESAKDGEQKSENNDAEHDATVSETSNESQCSENKKTQKAEFDESSLIHKERRKETQSDKSNESKLDGEVDTSDVIMVYSDTLENQNNSANTGVETDTSASVTDIKAATKQGNSETELMEEEAAIQENLPEAMDTA